The Flavobacterium praedii genome window below encodes:
- a CDS encoding PAS domain S-box protein, which produces MKKTIPSVAELLEKVKKQEQKISLLQRKVEINSIFDFFTKETSDFICVTDLNSFFKEYNHAFFKKLGYTKRELLLDSYIKYIHPEDVSKTREVLQSLIKGKRSMSFENRILSKNGECIHIHWSSIFNPEKNLVYSIGRDITEIRTIQEKLIASENLLNDAQKLSKIGSWEFDLTTNNLIWTKELYHIFEISEIPADNLYEQYLEHFSNEDRELLNSLIGESMRNKKPYEITHKVMLSNNRFKWVYGTGIPILNEKGEIIALRGIAQDITEKKRIESEILLKKKEVEAIKEKKREQESNAKFRNYVQNAPDGVFVANEKGFFLEVNSAATKIMGYSQKKLLKMSINDIIHPDSLGKLKLCFETLFLTGTSNDIVTYIHNNGEIRYCSIDAVKLSEKQVLLFVKDITERIHTEEALKVKEERFRVLVENAPEALVVIDLQEQKFISVSQSALPLFKMTEEELLAIGPVNVSPKYQPNGRLSTIMANELFDETLKGRKPSFEWTHIDSEGNSIFCEVRLVRLPAENKELIRASIFDISERKKAEEKLKESELFLKETQIIAELGTYSINMYTGNWTRTDLLNTIFGIDAEYELNSETWLALVHPVWRENLVTYFNEEVLTKKEQFNREYKIVRVNDNEVRWVHGIGTLKWDDENQPMEIVGTIRDITDHKLLELELINAKEKAEQNEKYLYVKYLEYEEINEQLKQSNKELKKAKILAEEANKAKSEFLSNMSHEIRTPLNGIVGFTDLLMKTNLEKNQLEYMSTVNVSANALMEIINDILDFAKIESGKLELHTEEVDLFRLLHQVIELFKHQANLKNIDLSLTIEKTVPQFIYADSIRLKQILVNLISNALKFTSFGYIRLDVEQTKSSKNNSTIKFSIKDTGIGIKQYNQKKIFNSFVQEDNATSRKFGGTGLGLAISNLLLELMNSSLELTSKYGDGSDFFFHINFKKANALKEVYVELSGPRKIQKIMNPKNLESLRILIVEDNKINMFLAKTLVKRIVPNAVILEATDGQEGIEHFEINKPDLILMDIQMPIKNGYEATVEIRNHKSGKNIPIIALTAGIMVGEKDKCLEYGMNDYVSKPIVESDLEGILQKWLPK; this is translated from the coding sequence ATGAAAAAAACTATACCATCCGTTGCAGAATTATTGGAAAAAGTAAAAAAACAAGAGCAAAAAATTTCTTTACTTCAAAGAAAAGTGGAGATAAATTCTATTTTTGATTTTTTTACCAAAGAAACTTCCGATTTTATTTGTGTCACAGATTTGAATAGTTTTTTCAAAGAATATAATCATGCTTTCTTTAAAAAATTAGGTTATACCAAAAGAGAATTACTACTTGATAGTTACATCAAATATATACATCCTGAAGATGTTTCCAAAACTAGAGAAGTTCTTCAGTCGCTTATAAAAGGGAAACGATCAATGAGTTTTGAAAACAGAATTCTCTCCAAAAATGGCGAATGTATTCATATTCATTGGTCATCCATTTTTAATCCAGAGAAAAATTTAGTTTATTCTATTGGAAGAGATATTACTGAAATTCGTACCATTCAAGAGAAATTAATTGCCAGTGAAAATTTATTGAACGATGCTCAAAAATTGTCTAAAATTGGGAGTTGGGAGTTTGATTTGACGACAAATAATCTAATTTGGACCAAAGAATTGTATCATATATTTGAAATTTCTGAGATCCCTGCTGATAATTTATATGAACAGTATTTGGAACATTTCTCTAATGAAGACCGCGAATTGCTTAATAGTTTGATTGGTGAATCAATGAGAAACAAGAAACCTTATGAAATTACTCATAAAGTCATGCTGAGTAATAATAGATTCAAATGGGTTTATGGTACTGGAATTCCTATACTAAATGAAAAAGGAGAAATCATTGCTTTAAGAGGTATAGCTCAAGATATTACTGAAAAAAAACGCATTGAAAGTGAAATTTTATTGAAGAAAAAAGAAGTTGAGGCTATAAAAGAAAAAAAACGAGAACAAGAAAGTAATGCCAAGTTTAGAAACTATGTTCAAAATGCTCCAGATGGTGTCTTTGTTGCTAATGAAAAGGGTTTTTTTTTAGAAGTAAATTCGGCAGCAACCAAAATAATGGGGTATTCCCAAAAGAAATTACTAAAAATGTCGATAAATGACATTATACATCCAGATTCATTAGGGAAATTAAAATTGTGTTTTGAAACCCTTTTTTTGACTGGAACTTCAAACGATATAGTGACCTATATTCATAATAACGGGGAAATTCGGTATTGTTCAATTGATGCAGTAAAGCTTTCCGAAAAACAAGTTTTGTTGTTTGTAAAAGATATAACAGAACGTATTCATACAGAAGAAGCTTTGAAAGTAAAAGAAGAACGTTTTCGAGTTTTGGTAGAAAATGCGCCAGAAGCACTTGTGGTTATTGATCTGCAAGAGCAAAAATTTATCAGTGTAAGTCAAAGTGCACTACCATTGTTTAAAATGACCGAGGAAGAACTTTTAGCTATAGGACCAGTTAATGTAAGTCCAAAATACCAACCCAATGGGCGATTATCTACTATAATGGCCAATGAATTATTTGATGAGACTCTGAAAGGAAGAAAACCTTCTTTTGAGTGGACTCATATCGATAGTGAAGGGAACTCTATTTTTTGTGAAGTACGATTAGTACGATTGCCAGCCGAGAATAAAGAATTAATTCGAGCCAGTATTTTTGATATTTCCGAAAGAAAAAAAGCCGAAGAAAAACTTAAAGAAAGTGAACTTTTTCTAAAAGAAACCCAAATCATTGCTGAACTTGGTACTTATAGTATAAATATGTATACAGGTAATTGGACACGAACAGATTTATTAAATACAATTTTTGGAATTGATGCCGAATATGAATTGAATTCGGAAACCTGGTTAGCACTAGTACATCCTGTGTGGCGTGAAAATTTAGTAACTTATTTTAACGAAGAGGTATTAACCAAAAAAGAACAATTTAATAGAGAATATAAAATTGTTAGAGTAAATGACAATGAAGTGCGATGGGTACATGGAATAGGAACTTTGAAATGGGATGATGAAAATCAACCAATGGAAATTGTTGGCACAATTCGAGATATTACGGATCATAAACTGCTGGAACTTGAATTGATAAATGCCAAAGAAAAAGCCGAACAAAACGAAAAATATCTCTATGTAAAATATTTAGAATACGAAGAAATAAATGAACAATTAAAGCAATCGAATAAAGAACTCAAAAAAGCCAAAATTCTTGCGGAAGAAGCTAATAAAGCAAAGTCGGAATTCTTGTCTAATATGAGTCACGAGATTCGTACTCCTTTAAACGGAATTGTAGGTTTTACAGATTTATTAATGAAAACCAACCTCGAGAAAAATCAATTGGAATATATGTCAACCGTAAATGTTTCGGCCAATGCATTAATGGAGATTATTAATGATATACTTGATTTTGCCAAAATAGAGTCGGGAAAGTTAGAATTGCATACAGAAGAAGTTGATCTTTTTAGACTATTACATCAAGTAATCGAGTTGTTTAAACACCAAGCTAATTTAAAAAACATAGATTTATCGCTGACTATCGAAAAAACTGTTCCGCAATTCATTTATGCCGATTCAATTAGATTAAAACAAATATTAGTCAATCTAATTAGCAATGCCTTGAAATTCACTTCTTTTGGTTACATCCGATTGGATGTGGAGCAAACTAAATCAAGCAAAAATAATTCAACAATAAAATTTTCTATCAAGGATACTGGTATAGGGATAAAACAATACAATCAAAAGAAGATTTTTAATTCATTTGTTCAAGAAGACAACGCCACTTCCAGAAAATTTGGTGGTACAGGTTTAGGGTTGGCTATTTCCAATTTACTTTTGGAATTAATGAACAGCAGTTTGGAATTAACTAGTAAATACGGTGATGGAAGTGATTTTTTCTTTCATATAAATTTCAAAAAAGCCAATGCTTTAAAAGAGGTTTATGTTGAATTGTCAGGACCTCGTAAAATTCAAAAAATTATGAATCCAAAAAATTTAGAATCACTTCGTATTTTAATAGTTGAAGACAATAAAATAAATATGTTTCTAGCCAAAACCTTAGTGAAAAGAATTGT
- a CDS encoding PAS domain-containing protein, whose protein sequence is MKIAIQDFTYEELLQKVKEQELLIQELKEEKYSITNFEYFVNESPDLVCIADNNAYFKVVNDAFVNILGYSRNELLSRPFLEFIYPDDLEKTFKEIKLLSLKNPTIDFENRYIKKNGQLVFLEWRANLNISNNLIYAIARDVTDMRKTQEKLLSSEKSLNEAQKIAKIGSWDFNLTTQELNWSNELYKIFEIEKKDFEPNLYGKYLSRFLEDDIELLNKNIYNTITNKIPYEMEHRIVLDNNKKKWVFCTGIPILDNQNNVVALKGVVQNITQKKLIDDTIKAKEKAEAASIAKSEFLSNMSHEIRTPLNGIVGFTDLLLKTKLDKDQLQYLKTVNESANTLMDIINNILDFSKIEAGKMELNFEEIDIFELSSQVINLFKYEANHKKIDLILRIDTNVPQYILGDSFRLKQILVNLLSNAMKFTATGHIKLILSQEEEFDAISKIKFSVIDTGIGIKIQNQNKIFQSFVQADNTTTRRYGGTGLGLAISNQLLALKKSELKLISSYGVGSEFFFAILFKKINKKEGNMINEELKPITEKENIPFNSLSSYKILIAEDNKINMLLAKTLIKKMLGNCVLIEVTNGFDAVLKVKEEMPDLVLMDIQMPIQNGYDATSEIRKLSAFKYLPIIALTAGVLNGEKEKCMEYGMSDYLTKPIIFNELEKILMKWLKN, encoded by the coding sequence ATGAAAATAGCAATACAGGATTTTACTTATGAAGAATTACTCCAAAAAGTAAAGGAGCAAGAATTGTTAATTCAAGAATTAAAAGAAGAAAAATATTCAATAACCAATTTTGAGTATTTTGTAAATGAGTCACCCGATTTAGTTTGTATTGCTGATAATAATGCCTATTTTAAAGTTGTAAATGATGCTTTTGTAAACATTTTAGGCTACTCAAGGAATGAGCTTTTGTCAAGACCTTTTTTAGAATTTATTTATCCAGATGATTTAGAAAAAACTTTTAAAGAGATTAAGTTGTTATCCCTAAAGAATCCTACAATAGATTTTGAAAACCGATACATTAAAAAAAATGGACAGTTGGTTTTTTTGGAATGGAGAGCCAATTTGAATATTTCCAATAATTTGATTTATGCTATTGCAAGAGATGTAACTGACATGAGGAAAACTCAGGAAAAACTACTTTCTAGCGAAAAGTCGCTTAATGAAGCTCAAAAAATTGCGAAAATAGGAAGTTGGGATTTCAATTTGACAACCCAAGAACTCAATTGGTCCAATGAATTGTATAAAATATTTGAAATTGAAAAAAAAGATTTTGAGCCAAACCTATATGGTAAATACTTATCGCGATTTTTAGAAGATGATATTGAACTATTGAACAAGAATATTTACAATACAATTACAAATAAAATTCCTTATGAAATGGAACATCGTATTGTATTGGATAATAATAAAAAAAAATGGGTTTTTTGTACTGGAATTCCAATATTAGACAACCAAAATAATGTTGTTGCATTAAAAGGTGTTGTTCAAAATATTACGCAAAAGAAATTAATTGACGATACCATAAAAGCAAAAGAAAAAGCCGAAGCTGCAAGCATTGCAAAATCAGAATTCTTGTCTAATATGAGTCATGAAATTAGAACGCCACTCAATGGAATTGTAGGTTTTACTGATTTGCTTTTGAAAACAAAATTGGATAAAGATCAATTGCAATATTTGAAAACCGTAAACGAATCGGCAAATACTTTGATGGATATTATTAATAATATTCTTGATTTTTCTAAGATTGAAGCCGGTAAAATGGAATTAAATTTTGAAGAAATTGATATTTTCGAATTGTCTAGTCAAGTCATTAATTTGTTTAAGTATGAAGCCAATCATAAAAAAATTGATTTAATACTTCGTATTGATACTAATGTTCCTCAATATATATTGGGTGATTCATTTCGTCTAAAACAAATTTTAGTTAATCTTTTGAGCAATGCAATGAAGTTCACCGCTACAGGTCACATAAAATTGATTTTGAGCCAAGAAGAAGAATTTGATGCAATATCAAAAATTAAGTTTTCGGTAATTGATACAGGAATCGGAATCAAAATTCAAAATCAAAATAAAATTTTTCAATCTTTTGTTCAAGCAGATAATACCACTACTAGGCGTTATGGCGGGACAGGATTGGGATTGGCAATTTCTAATCAACTTTTAGCTTTAAAGAAAAGTGAGCTTAAACTAATCAGTTCCTATGGTGTAGGAAGCGAATTCTTTTTTGCAATACTTTTTAAAAAGATTAACAAAAAAGAAGGTAATATGATAAATGAGGAACTTAAACCAATCACAGAAAAAGAGAATATCCCCTTTAACTCGCTCTCAAGTTATAAAATTTTAATAGCTGAGGATAATAAAATAAACATGCTTTTAGCAAAAACATTGATAAAAAAAATGTTGGGAAATTGTGTTCTTATTGAAGTTACAAATGGTTTTGATGCGGTTCTAAAGGTAAAAGAGGAAATGCCAGATCTAGTGTTAATGGATATCCAAATGCCAATTCAAAACGGATATGATGCCACATCAGAAATTAGGAAACTCTCTGCTTTTAAATATTTACCAATTATTGCATTAACAGCAGGTGTTTTGAATGGCGAAAAAGAAAAATGCATGGAATACGGCATGTCTGATTATTTAACAAAACCTATTATTTTTAATGAGCTAGAAAAAATTTTAATGAAGTGGCTCAAAAATTAA